From the genome of Ferroacidibacillus organovorans, one region includes:
- a CDS encoding YheC/YheD family protein, whose translation MKRQRRPELGKWLLYKMFRNNAHCRPYLPPTKVLSKTTLREMLSLYSSVYVKPVAGSRGRGVMRVVARDDHYQLHVENQSEKTFSSFSKLFHAISIQTAKKRYIVQRDARLAHINGRPFDVRVMLQKDEHGEYQCTGICAKVAGPHSAVTNVARSRGYVLTLESALERAFGMSPSKQNELRKELVGLGFAAARHMESYQPYAEIGLDVGIDQKGKLHFLEINTGPSHALFRHKETAAMYKTIQEVARKRRRAFAKRRANRTA comes from the coding sequence TTGAAGCGACAACGAAGACCGGAACTCGGAAAGTGGCTACTCTATAAAATGTTCAGAAACAATGCGCACTGCCGTCCCTATTTGCCACCGACAAAGGTGTTAAGCAAAACGACGCTTCGCGAAATGCTCTCACTGTACAGTTCTGTTTATGTAAAACCCGTGGCAGGTTCACGCGGGCGCGGTGTCATGCGCGTTGTGGCGCGTGATGATCACTATCAACTGCATGTCGAGAATCAATCCGAAAAAACCTTCTCTTCCTTTTCAAAACTGTTTCACGCCATCTCCATACAGACGGCAAAAAAGCGGTACATTGTCCAGCGCGACGCACGGCTCGCCCACATTAACGGACGACCGTTTGACGTGCGGGTCATGCTTCAAAAGGATGAGCACGGCGAATACCAATGCACAGGAATCTGTGCAAAAGTCGCCGGACCACACTCCGCCGTGACAAATGTGGCGCGCAGCCGCGGCTACGTATTGACCCTTGAATCCGCGTTAGAACGCGCGTTCGGCATGTCACCTTCAAAGCAAAATGAACTGCGCAAGGAACTTGTCGGCTTAGGCTTTGCCGCAGCACGACACATGGAATCATACCAACCGTACGCAGAAATTGGCCTCGACGTCGGAATCGATCAAAAAGGGAAGCTTCACTTCCTCGAAATCAACACAGGACCCAGTCACGCTCTTTTTCGCCACAAAGAAACCGCCGCGATGTATAAAACCATCCAAGAAGTTGCACGCAAAAGAAGGCGCGCCTTCGCGAAAAGACGCGCCAACCGCACTGCGTGA
- a CDS encoding iron-containing alcohol dehydrogenase has translation MNAFTFYNPTQLFYGRDQLEKNLLSQVRTYGERVLLVYGGGSIKSFGLYDRVMKLLKDGGVTVFELAGIEPNPRLTTVKKGIALCREHDVQLVLAVGGGSVLDASKAIAGGALYDGDVWDFYSTRKRPERALPLGTILTLAATGSEMNSGGVITNWETNEKIGSSSVHTFPKFSFCDPTNTFTVSREQTVYGIVDMFSHVLEQYFSHTPNTALQERLCESVMATIIEYAPRVLESPQDYTARETIMYCGTMALNGMIAMGMLGDWATHGIEHEVSAYYDIPHGGGLAIIFPNWMNHVLSEGTARFAQLGTRVFGIDPYGKDERAVALEAIAAVRSFFDSIGAPKRLADYDIPDEHLEKMAAHAVRMGTLGNYKKLSESDVLAILKASL, from the coding sequence ATGAATGCATTCACATTTTACAATCCAACCCAACTGTTTTACGGACGGGATCAACTGGAAAAAAACTTGCTAAGTCAAGTGCGCACGTATGGCGAGCGCGTGCTTCTCGTGTATGGCGGCGGCAGCATCAAATCGTTTGGACTCTACGACCGCGTGATGAAGCTGTTAAAAGACGGCGGTGTCACAGTGTTTGAACTGGCCGGCATCGAGCCAAACCCGCGTTTGACCACAGTGAAAAAAGGGATCGCGCTCTGCCGTGAACACGATGTTCAATTGGTTCTCGCCGTCGGCGGGGGATCGGTGCTTGACGCGTCGAAGGCGATTGCTGGTGGCGCGCTGTACGATGGCGACGTGTGGGATTTTTACAGCACGCGCAAGCGTCCGGAGCGCGCCTTGCCGCTTGGAACAATTTTGACACTTGCGGCGACGGGTTCTGAAATGAACAGCGGCGGTGTGATTACAAACTGGGAAACGAATGAGAAGATCGGCTCAAGCTCTGTTCACACGTTTCCGAAATTCTCGTTTTGCGATCCGACGAATACATTTACGGTTTCTCGCGAGCAAACTGTTTATGGCATTGTGGATATGTTCAGTCACGTCCTTGAACAGTATTTCTCTCACACGCCCAATACGGCACTTCAAGAGAGGCTTTGCGAGTCGGTGATGGCAACGATTATCGAGTACGCGCCGCGCGTGCTTGAGAGTCCGCAGGATTATACGGCGCGCGAGACGATCATGTACTGTGGGACGATGGCGTTAAACGGCATGATTGCAATGGGAATGCTCGGCGATTGGGCGACGCATGGCATTGAGCATGAAGTCAGCGCATACTATGACATTCCGCACGGCGGTGGACTTGCGATCATCTTCCCAAACTGGATGAACCACGTGCTAAGCGAAGGAACCGCGAGGTTTGCGCAACTCGGAACGCGCGTCTTTGGCATAGATCCCTACGGCAAGGACGAGCGCGCTGTGGCGCTTGAAGCGATTGCGGCTGTCCGTTCGTTTTTTGACAGCATCGGAGCGCCAAAGCGCCTCGCTGACTATGACATTCCTGATGAACACCTTGAAAAGATGGCGGCGCACGCTGTGCGCATGGGGACGCTTGGAAATTACAAAAAGCTAAGTGAAAGCGATGTTCTGGCGATTTTAAAGGCGAGTCTCTAA
- a CDS encoding YjzC family protein, translating into MGERTLFVGGEQAPNDGFYVEVSEQRHGSPVNDPQGVQLKRGDRFPELSDKDRKWTLRRK; encoded by the coding sequence TTGGGAGAGCGCACCCTTTTTGTCGGAGGCGAACAGGCGCCAAATGACGGGTTTTATGTCGAAGTTAGCGAGCAGCGCCACGGGTCTCCGGTAAACGACCCCCAAGGTGTTCAGCTAAAGCGTGGAGATCGCTTTCCAGAACTGAGCGATAAAGATCGCAAATGGACGCTGCGCCGCAAGTAA
- the ispG gene encoding flavodoxin-dependent (E)-4-hydroxy-3-methylbut-2-enyl-diphosphate synthase yields the protein MFLRDQTKPVRVGPLTIGGSQHVTMQSMTMTKTADVKATVAEIHRLEDAGADLVRVTVNSREAADAIKEIKKKIHIPLVADIHFDHRLALLAIENGVDKVRINPGNIGKRERVEEVVKACKARGVPIRIGVNAGSLERHILERYGYPTAQGMLESALHHIEILESLDFTDIIVSMKASDVNLAIDAYKLAASTFAYPLHLGITESGTLFSGTIKSAAGLGTLLAAGLGNTIRVSLSADPVEEIKVARELLKTFGIISNAVTLVSCPTCGRIDIDLISIANEIEEYVQNIKAPIKVSVLGCAVNGPGEAREADIGIAGARGEGLLFRYGEVVRKVPEHELVAELKREIDTLARRFAETGSIR from the coding sequence ATGTTTTTGCGTGATCAAACCAAACCGGTTCGCGTAGGACCTCTCACCATTGGCGGCAGCCAACACGTGACGATGCAGAGCATGACCATGACAAAAACGGCGGATGTCAAAGCGACGGTCGCAGAGATTCACCGACTCGAAGACGCGGGAGCCGACTTGGTGCGCGTCACAGTGAACTCGCGTGAGGCGGCTGACGCGATCAAAGAAATTAAGAAAAAGATTCACATCCCGCTCGTGGCGGATATTCATTTTGACCATCGCTTGGCGCTGCTCGCGATTGAAAACGGCGTCGACAAGGTGCGGATCAACCCGGGGAACATCGGAAAGCGCGAACGTGTTGAAGAAGTGGTAAAGGCGTGCAAAGCGCGCGGCGTGCCGATCCGCATCGGGGTAAATGCGGGATCGCTTGAGCGTCACATTCTTGAGCGTTACGGCTATCCGACCGCGCAGGGAATGCTTGAAAGTGCACTTCACCATATCGAGATCCTGGAGTCACTCGATTTTACGGATATCATCGTTTCCATGAAGGCGTCGGATGTCAATCTCGCGATCGACGCGTACAAACTCGCGGCAAGCACGTTTGCCTATCCGCTTCACCTCGGAATCACCGAGTCTGGTACTCTTTTTAGCGGTACGATCAAGAGCGCGGCGGGGCTTGGCACACTTCTGGCGGCAGGGCTTGGCAACACGATCCGAGTTTCTCTGTCGGCTGACCCTGTCGAAGAGATCAAGGTGGCGCGCGAACTCTTAAAGACATTTGGCATCATCTCAAACGCGGTCACACTGGTCTCCTGCCCGACGTGTGGACGGATTGACATTGACTTGATCTCCATTGCCAATGAGATCGAGGAGTATGTACAAAACATTAAGGCGCCGATTAAAGTTTCCGTGCTCGGGTGCGCGGTAAACGGCCCGGGTGAGGCGCGTGAGGCGGATATTGGTATCGCTGGCGCGCGCGGTGAGGGGCTTTTGTTTCGCTACGGCGAGGTTGTGCGCAAAGTGCCTGAACACGAGCTCGTCGCCGAGTTAAAGCGCGAAATTGACACACTCGCGCGGCGTTTTGCAGAGACCGGGTCGATTCGCTGA
- a CDS encoding peptidylprolyl isomerase, whose product MKKAIVELANGGTMEFELFDQEAPGTVANFEKLANSGFYDGLTFHRVIPGFVAQGGCPNGTGTGGPGYTIKCEVENNPHIHQRGALSMAHAGRNTGGSQFFIVHDRKTTAHLDGNHTVFGQIASGDAHIEAIRQGDRMTSIRVVEVPSA is encoded by the coding sequence TTGAAAAAAGCAATCGTAGAACTTGCAAACGGCGGCACGATGGAGTTCGAGTTGTTTGATCAAGAAGCGCCAGGCACTGTGGCAAACTTCGAAAAACTCGCCAACTCAGGCTTTTACGACGGTCTGACCTTTCACCGCGTCATTCCTGGCTTCGTCGCTCAAGGCGGCTGCCCCAATGGCACCGGAACAGGCGGACCGGGCTACACTATCAAGTGTGAGGTGGAAAATAACCCGCACATCCACCAGCGCGGAGCGCTCTCCATGGCGCACGCCGGGCGCAATACGGGCGGTTCCCAGTTTTTCATCGTGCACGATCGCAAGACGACGGCACACTTGGACGGGAATCACACGGTCTTCGGGCAGATTGCAAGCGGTGATGCGCATATTGAGGCGATTCGGCAAGGAGACCGCATGACGTCCATTCGCGTCGTCGAGGTTCCGAGCGCCTGA
- a CDS encoding sulfurtransferase has translation MNRDWTATQCSVAWLLCHHKEQDIVVIDCRFTLSAPDAGFDAYRAGHIPGAFYADLEKDLSRPPRPGDGRHPLPSEAAFAAFLERLSVTPLSRVIVYDEKGDMAPRLWWMLRLYGHRDVRVLAGGIKAWQAAGGELEAGIARAREVSGSAYVSSYQSDWMLEKKDILQRPDTPRVHHLLDARAPERYRGEMEPIDRKAGHIPGASCVPFTSLYKAPAVLRDEVELREILKPYLDGEPIGVSCGSGVTACVLAMALFEIGERPRVYVGSFSEWCADDALPIATGDH, from the coding sequence ATGAATCGCGATTGGACGGCCACACAGTGCAGTGTCGCGTGGCTTCTTTGCCATCACAAAGAGCAGGACATCGTCGTGATTGACTGCCGCTTTACGTTAAGTGCACCAGACGCCGGATTCGACGCGTATCGCGCAGGACACATTCCTGGCGCCTTTTATGCGGATCTAGAAAAGGATCTGTCGCGGCCGCCGCGACCGGGTGATGGAAGGCACCCCCTTCCGTCTGAAGCTGCATTTGCCGCATTCTTAGAGCGGCTTTCCGTGACGCCTTTGTCACGCGTGATTGTCTATGATGAAAAAGGGGACATGGCGCCGCGTCTGTGGTGGATGCTTAGGCTCTACGGCCATCGCGATGTGCGTGTTCTCGCAGGGGGCATCAAGGCGTGGCAGGCGGCAGGCGGCGAACTTGAGGCGGGAATCGCGCGCGCGCGTGAAGTGTCGGGTTCAGCGTATGTCTCTTCGTACCAAAGCGACTGGATGCTTGAAAAAAAGGATATCTTGCAACGCCCGGACACCCCGCGCGTCCACCACTTGCTCGATGCGCGTGCGCCTGAACGTTACCGCGGAGAGATGGAGCCAATCGATCGCAAAGCCGGACATATTCCGGGCGCATCGTGTGTGCCTTTTACCAGTCTCTACAAAGCGCCGGCCGTCTTGCGCGACGAAGTGGAATTGCGGGAGATTCTAAAACCGTATCTTGACGGGGAACCGATTGGGGTGTCGTGTGGATCAGGCGTCACGGCGTGCGTCCTTGCCATGGCACTCTTTGAGATCGGTGAGCGCCCGCGCGTCTATGTGGGGAGTTTTAGCGAATGGTGTGCGGATGACGCGCTGCCGATCGCGACAGGCGATCATTAA
- a CDS encoding dipeptidase, whose protein sequence is MATIEDELERARAAQLEELSSFLRIQSISTLSSQQAEMRNAAAWLVDKLQRAGFKNAEVLETGGHPLVFASFHVGDDAPTILMYGHYDVQPVDPLELWTTPPFEPKIRDQKLYARGASDDKGPVFLHILALETLIRRGELRVNVKLCIEGEEECGSTNLPTFLEKNAERLRADVLLISDTTMVGPMQPGICYGLRGLCALQVDLKTANSDLHSGLYGGAVPNALHAMVELLASLHHPDGRVAVDGFYDEVVDLTMDERAALAELPHDDEAYRKALGLTALFGEAGYTTIERSTARPTLEINGLYGGFQGEGTKTVIPHEAHAKITCRLVNQQTPATIQEKVKKHLLEHAPIGATLTVTLQDTGNPYLGSFDAPAVELAKKSYEHAYGVQPYMTRMGGSIPIVEVFHRVLNIPVVLMGFSLMTENFHAPNEHFSLENFDRGIRALTHFYREAATALK, encoded by the coding sequence ATGGCAACTATCGAAGATGAACTTGAACGCGCGCGTGCCGCGCAGCTTGAGGAGTTATCCTCCTTTTTGCGAATTCAAAGCATCAGCACGCTGTCTTCACAACAAGCCGAGATGAGAAACGCCGCCGCCTGGCTTGTTGACAAATTGCAGCGGGCTGGATTCAAAAATGCCGAGGTGCTAGAAACAGGTGGGCACCCGTTGGTCTTTGCTTCTTTTCATGTAGGCGACGATGCGCCAACGATCCTGATGTATGGACACTACGATGTGCAGCCAGTCGACCCGCTGGAACTCTGGACAACGCCTCCCTTTGAACCGAAGATCCGCGATCAAAAACTGTATGCGCGCGGCGCATCAGATGACAAGGGACCGGTATTTCTTCACATCCTCGCCCTCGAAACACTCATCCGCCGCGGCGAACTGCGCGTCAATGTGAAGCTGTGCATCGAGGGCGAAGAGGAGTGCGGCAGTACGAATCTCCCCACTTTTCTTGAAAAGAATGCGGAGCGTCTGCGCGCCGATGTGTTGCTCATTTCGGATACGACGATGGTCGGTCCGATGCAACCGGGAATTTGCTATGGGTTGCGCGGACTCTGCGCACTTCAGGTCGACCTGAAAACAGCCAACTCAGACCTTCACTCAGGGCTCTATGGCGGCGCTGTACCCAATGCGCTCCACGCGATGGTCGAACTACTGGCGTCGCTTCACCACCCCGATGGACGTGTCGCCGTCGATGGATTCTACGATGAGGTGGTGGATCTCACAATGGATGAGCGCGCTGCGCTCGCCGAGCTTCCACACGATGATGAAGCATATCGCAAAGCACTTGGGCTAACCGCGCTTTTTGGCGAAGCAGGCTATACGACAATCGAGCGCTCAACCGCCAGGCCAACGCTTGAGATCAATGGCCTGTATGGAGGATTTCAAGGCGAAGGTACAAAAACGGTGATTCCGCACGAGGCGCATGCAAAGATAACATGCCGACTTGTCAATCAGCAGACACCGGCGACCATTCAGGAGAAGGTTAAAAAGCACCTTTTGGAGCACGCGCCTATCGGTGCGACACTCACCGTGACACTGCAGGATACGGGTAACCCATACCTTGGTTCCTTTGACGCACCCGCGGTGGAACTCGCCAAAAAAAGTTACGAGCATGCATACGGTGTACAGCCTTACATGACGCGCATGGGTGGCTCGATCCCGATCGTTGAAGTGTTTCATCGTGTTTTGAACATTCCTGTCGTACTCATGGGCTTCAGCCTGATGACCGAGAATTTTCACGCACCAAACGAGCACTTCTCTCTGGAAAACTTTGACCGTGGCATTCGTGCACTCACACATTTTTATCGTGAAGCCGCTACCGCGCTCAAATAG